A window from Zingiber officinale cultivar Zhangliang chromosome 7A, Zo_v1.1, whole genome shotgun sequence encodes these proteins:
- the LOC122002883 gene encoding protein ENHANCED DOWNY MILDEW 2-like isoform X8, whose product MLSLEDSDDEEVAPQSVANYYFVDDDESPISFSVLPLHFDDGQKQDVADNAVFLHGTTDGGFQKVYKRVIGWKLVFEDVEPKIMALSKDKKWISLVKPRNSYYEDTIRTIMITVHLLHFLRKKPQATKRSLRKHLRTVFSTFDVRPSHNDVREHVFLMKLFSARDETLAHSELFQGFIMDKPRKRFSEDDQDASDVKQSFIVDDDEDEGPREVDEGPRDDAVNEEQDDNSDLCDSVCAICDDGGNILCCDGPCLRSFHAYKSAGKDSLCRSLGFATAADVELIQNFLCNNCIYKQHQCFCCGKLGSSDKTNGAEVYACVSATCGHFYHPKCVAEWVFPHSESEASEFRTKIIAGESFTCPVHKCVVCKQGENKEVKDLRFAMCRRCPKSYHRKCLPREIAFKNNEGIEQRAWDDLHPNRILIFCLKHHIKEGLGTPIRNHIIFPQNPETEKRLDLPKRKVKASAEKKSIISSELTKNQVTLKPVKVASSEGNRSKEKVARIVVSQKKEQESIASPRHERGKYEKIIAGCKIPVEESKRIAPAPSSIVAKRPSSFPSIDNEAKARASEIFKQVSASLSLEDIIRKYPRPSTHSYGSGTRHNIDKSITLGKVEGSVEPIRTVLQKLEKGGSVEDAKAICEPEILRQMIKWRERLRVYLAPFLHGMRYTSFGRHFTNVDKLKQIVDKMQWYVQDGDTHRMIDPLLKQVTS is encoded by the exons ATGTTGTCTCTTGAAGACTCCGATGATGAGGAGGTTGCCCCGCAATCCGTTGCAAATTACTATTTTGTAGATGACGATGAGTCACCTATTTCGTTCTCAGTTTTACCTCTCCATTTCGATGACGGGCAGAAGCAGGATGTTGCGGACAATGCCGTTTTCTTGCATGGAACAACTGATGGTGGCTTTCAGAAAGTCTACAAACGAGTTATTGGCTGGAAGCTGGTATTTGAAGATGTGGAACCCAAGATTATGGCCCTTTCCAAAGACAAAAAGTGGATAAGTCTTGTGAAACCTAGAAACAGTTATTATGAGGACACCATTAGGACAATAATGATCACTGTGCATTTGCTTCATTTTCTGAGGAAAAAACCACAAGCTACAAAAAGGAGCCTTCGGAAACATTTACGCACTGTTTTCAG CACATTTGATGTTAGACCTTCTCACAATGATGTCAGGGAACATGTTTTTCTAATGAAACTATTTAGTGCGAGGGATGAAACTTTAGCACATTCAGAG TTGTTTCAAGGGTTCATCATGGACAAGCCGAGGAAAAGGTTTAGTGAG GATGATCAAGATGCTTCTGATGTGAAGCAATCGTttattgttgatgatgatgaggatgaAGGCCCAAGAGAGGTGGATGAAGGTCCAAGAGATGATGCTgtgaatgaagaacaagatgataaCTCTGATTTATGTGATTCAGTCTGCGCAATTTGTGACGATGGTGGTAACATTTTGTG TTGTGATGGACCTTGTTTGCGTTCCTTTCATGCCTACAAGTCAGCTGGAAAAGATTCATTGTGTAGATCTCTCGGCTTCGCAACGGCAGCAGATGTTGAG TTGATTCAGAACTTCTTATGCAACAACTGCATATATAAGCAGCATCAATGCTTTTGCTGTGGCAAACTAGGCTCATCTGACAAGACAAATGGTGCCGAG GTATATGCTTGTGTTTCTGCAACATGCGGTCACTTTTACCACCCAAAGTGTGTTGCAGAATGGGTTTTTCCTCATAGTGAAAGTGAAGCCTCTGAGTTTCGAACAAAAATAATAGCTGGGGAGTCCTTTACATGCCCTGTTCACAAGTGTGTTGTTTGCAAACAAGGAGAAAACAAGGAGGTTAAAGATTTGCGATTTGCAATGTGCAGAAGATGTCCGAAATCTTATCACAGAAAGTGCTTGCCAAG GGAGATAGCATTCAAAAACAATGAAGGTATCGAACAAAGGGCTTGGGATGATCTTCATCCTAATCGAATCTTGATATTTTGCCT AAAACACCACATCAAGGAAGGACTGGGAACTCCAATtagaaatcatattatatttcctCAAAATCCAGAGACTGAAAAACGTTTAGATTtgccaaaaagaaaagttaaagCATCGGCAGAAAAGAAAAGTATCATTTCTAGTGAGTTGACAAAAAACCAGGTAACTTTAAAGCCAGTCAAAGTGGCTAGTTCAGAGGGAAATCGCTCCAAGGAAAAAGTTGCAAGGATAGTTGTTTCTCAGAAGAAAGAGCAGGAATCAATTGCCAGTCCCCGGCATGAACGGGGCAAATATGAGAAAATTATTGCAGGCTGTAAGATTCCTGTAGAAGAGTCAAAGCGCATAGCACCGGCCCCTTCTTCCATAGTTGCAAAAAGACCAAGTTCATTCCCTAGTATAGATAATGAAGCAAAAGCACG GGCTTCAGAGATATTCAAACAGGTTTCAGCTTCTTTAAGCTTGGAAGATATAATTAGAAAATATCCAAGGCCATCTACTCATTCATATGGCAGTGGTACAAGACACAATATTGATAAGAGCATTACACTAGGCAAGGTTGAGGGTTCTGTTGAG CCTATTCGAACAGTATTACAAAAGTTGGAGAAAGGAGGTTCTGTGGAGGATGCTAAAGCTATATGTGAACCTGAGATACTAAGGCAGATGATCAAATGGAGG